One part of the Vitis riparia cultivar Riparia Gloire de Montpellier isolate 1030 chromosome 6, EGFV_Vit.rip_1.0, whole genome shotgun sequence genome encodes these proteins:
- the LOC117916209 gene encoding abscisic-aldehyde oxidase-like, protein MEQSEPTVNGSLVFSVNGERFEVSTIHPSTTLLEFLRSHTPFKGAKLSCGEGGCGACVVLLSKYDPLLDQVDDFAVSSCLTLLCSINGCSITTTEGLGNIKNGFHPIHERFSGFHASQCGFCTPGMCMSFFSALVNAQKTQRPEPPLGFSKLKVSEAERAIAGNLCRCTGYRPIADACKSFAADVDMEDLGFNSFWRKGDSNEVKISSLPLYNHNDKICTFPEFLKNETRSSLLLDSRRYSWNNPVSLEELQSLLGSVEDGNGTRVKVVVGNTGMGYYKEVESYDKYIDLRYIPELSMIRRDNNGIKIGATVTISKAIEALREYSKGGLYSEGDMVYKKIADHMEKIASGFIRNSASLGGNLVMAQRNHFPSDIATVLLAVGSTVNIMNGLKSEELTLEEFFRRPELDSKSILLSVKIPSWDQITGISSGAKMKLLFETYRAAPRPLGNALPYLNAALMAEVFHCKTSNGIIISSCQFAFGAYGTKHPIRAAKVEEFLTGKMLSVGVLYEAIKLVRGIVVPDDGTSSPAYRASLAVSFLFEFFSHLVEANPESHDGSVDGYSTLLVKASEPKRISNQLDHGKIPTLLSPAKQVVELNRQYHPVGEPIAKSGAALQASGEAVYVDDIPSPMNCLHGAFIYSTKPYARIKGIKFKPKPLPDGVSSLISFKDIPGGNIGSKTIFGTEPLFADDFTRCAGQYIAFVVADTQKHADMAANLAVVDYDVGNLEPPILSVEEAVRRSSFFEVPSIFNPKKVGDFSRGMAEADHKILSAEIKLGSQYYFYMETQTALAIPDEDNCIVVYSSIQCPEYAHSTISRCLGIPEHNVRVITRRVGGGFGGKSIRAMPVATACALAAYKLRRPVRIYMNRKTDMIIAGGRHPMKITYSVGFKSDGKITALHLDILINAGIAADISPIMPHNLLGALKKYDWGALSFDIKVCKTNHSTKSAMRAPGEVQATFICEAVIEHVASTLSMDVDSVRSKNLHTFNSLKFFYEGSAGEPVDYTLPSIWDKLASSSRLKQRTEMIKQFNMCNKWQKRGISQVPIVHEVSLRPTPGKVSILSDGSVAVEVGGIELGQGLWTKVKQMAAFALSSIQCDGMGDFLEKVRVIQSDTLSLIQGGFTAGSTTSESSCEAIRLCCNILVERLTPIKERLQEQMGSVEWGALILQAQSQAVNLSASSYYVPDFSSMKYLNYGAAVSEVEVNLLTGETTILQSDIIYDCGQSLNPAVDLGQIEGAFVQGIGFFMLEEYTTNSEGLVVTEGTWTYKIPTIDTIPKQFNVEILNSGHHRKRVLSSKASGEPPLLLAVSVHCATRAAIREARQQLLSWTGLCKSDSTFQLEVPATMPVVKNLCGLENVESYLQSLLS, encoded by the exons ATGGAGCAGTCTGAACCAACTGTCAACGGCAGTCTGGTTTTTTCTGTTAATGGGGAGAGGTTTGAGGTCTCCACCATCCACCCTTCCACTACTTTGCTTGAATTCTTGCGTTCTCACACTCCTTTCAAAGGTGCCAAGCTCAGCTGTGGTGAAG GTGGCTGTGGTGCTTGTGTTGTTCTTCTGTCCAAGTATGACCCCTTGCTTGACCAGGTGGATGATTTTGCAGTGAGTTCATGTCTTACACTGCTTTGCAGTAtaaatggatgttcaattacTACAACTGAAGGCCTTGGGAACATAAAAAATGGGTTCCACCCAATTCATGAAAGGTTCTCTGGATTCCATGCTTCTCAGTGTGGCTTTTGTACTCCTGGAATGTGCATGTCATTCTTCTCGGCTCTTGTCAATGCTCAGAAAACCCAGCGGCCAGAGCCCCCTCTGGGATTCTCCAAGCTTAAAGTTTCTGAAGCTGAAAGGGCTATTGCAGGAAATCTCTGTCGCTGTACTGGGTATCGACCCATTGCTGATGCCTGCAAAAGTTTTGCAGCAGATGTTGATATGGAGGATTTGGGGTTTAATTCTTTTTGGAGAAAGGGAGATAGTAATGAAGTGAAAATAAGCAGCTTACCCTTGTATAACCATAATGATAAGATTTGTACATTTCCCGAGTTCTTGAAAAATGAAACTAGGTCTTCTTTGCTTTTAGACTCTAGAAGATACTCCTGGAATAATCCTGTTAGCCTTGAGGAACTTCAAAGCTTATTGGGTTCTGTTGAGGATGGAAATGGGACTCGGGTTAAAGTAGTTGTTGGTAACACCGGTATGGGTTATTATAAGGAAGTAGAAAGCTATGACAAATATATTGATCTAAGATATATCCCTGAACTCTCAATGATTAGAAGGGATAATAATGGGATAAAAATTGGAGCGACTGTAACAATTTCTAAAGCTATTGAAGCTCTAAGGGAATACAGCAAAGGTGGACTTTACTCAGAAGGAGACATGGTCTATAAAAAAATTGCTGACCATATGGAAAAAATTGCTTCAGGGTTCATCCGGAACTCAGCTAGTTTAGGTGGAAATCTGGTGATGGCACAAAGGAACCATTTTCCATCTGACATTGCTACAGTACTTCTTGCAGTAGGTTCAACAGTAAATATAATGAATGGTCTCAAAAGTGAAGAGCTTACATTGGAGGAGTTCTTCAGAAGGCCAGAGTTAGATTCCAAAAGTATACTCTTAAGTGTCAAAATCCCGTCTTGGGATCAGATTACAGGCATTTCTTCCGGGGCCAAGATGAAGTTACTGTTTGAAACGTATCGAGCTGCACCACGACCCCTAGGAAATGCGTTGCCCTATTTAAATGCTGCTTTAATGGCTGAAGTTTTTCATTGTAAAACTTCTAATGGGATTATTATAAGTAGCTGCCAGTTTGCTTTTGGTGCTTATGGGACTAAACATCCAATAAGAGCTGCAAAAGTTGAAGAATTTTTAACTGGAAAAATGCTAAGTGTTGGTGTTCTATATGAAGCTATTAAATTAGTTAGAGGCATTGTGGTACCTGATGATGGCACTTCAAGTCCAGCTTACAGGGCAAGCTTGGCTGTCAGTTTTCTTTTTGAGTTCTTTAGCCATTTGGTTGAGGCTAATCCTGAATCTCATGATGGTTCTGTGGATGGATATAGTACTTTACTGGTCAAAGCTTCTGAACCAAAAAGAATTAGCAACCAGTTAGATCATGGTAAAATCCCAACCTTGCTATCTCCTGCAAAGCAGGTAGTGGAATTGAATAGACAGTATCATCCAGTTGGTGAGCCAATTGCAAAATCTGGAGCTGCACTCCAAGCTTCTG GTGAGGctgtttatgtggatgacattccTTCTCCAATGAATTGCCTTCATGGGGCTTTCATTTATAGTACGAAGCCTTACGCTCGAATAAAGGGTATCAAATTTAAGCCTAAACCACTGCCAGATGGAGTCAGTTCACTTATTTCTTTCAAAGATATCCCAGGGGGGAACATAGGCTCTAAAACTATATTTGGTACTGAACCTTTATTTGCTGATGATTTTACTCGATGTGCCGGACAGTATATTGCTTTTGTG GTTGCAGACACACAGAAACATGCAGATATGGCTGCAAACCTTGCAGTGGTTGATTATGATGTGGGAAATTTGGAACCGCCCATTTTATCTGTAGAAGAGGCTGTTAGGAGATCTAGCTTTTTTGAGGTTCCTTCTATCTTTAACCCAAAAAAGGTTGGTGATTTCTCGAGAGGAATGGCTGAAGCTGATCACAAGATTCTCTCTGCTGAG ATCAAACTTGGGTCGCAGTACTATTTCTATATGGAGACACAAACTGCCCTTGCAATTCCAGATGAAGACAACTGCATTGTGGTTTACAGTTCAATACAATGCCCTGAATATGCACATAGTACTATTTCGAGATGTCTTGGTATTCCTGAACATAATGTTCGTGTGATCACAAGAAGGGTTGGAGGCGGTTTTGGTGGAAAGTCCATAAGAGCAATGCCT GTTGCTACAGCATGTGCACTTGCAGCATACAAATTACGCCGCCCTGTCCGGATATATATGAATCGCAAAACTGATATGATAATAGCAGGAGGAAGACATCCAATGAAAATAACCTACAGTGTAGGATTCAAATCTGATGGCAAGATAACTGCCTTACACCTTGATATATTAATCAATGCGGGAATAGCTGCAGATATAAGCCCAATTATGCCTCACAACCTTCTGGGTGCCCTTAAAAAGTATGATTGGGGTGCTTTATCTTTTGATATAAAAGTTTGCAAAACAAACCATTCGACTAAATCAGCAATGCGTGCTCCTGGGGAGGTACAAGCTACATTTATTTGTGAAGCTGTAATTGAACATGTAGCATCTACTCTTTCCATGGATGTGGACTCTGTGAGAAGCAAAAACCTCCATACTTTCAACAGCCTCAAATTTTTCTATGAGGGCAGTGCAGGTGAACCTGTTGATTACACTTTACCTTCAATCTGGGATAAGTTGGCTAGTTCTTCAAGACTTAAACAAAGAACTGAAATGATAAAGCAGTTTAATATGTGTAATAAATGGCAGAAAAGAGGTATTTCTCAAGTACCGATTGTGCATGAAGTTTCATTGAGGCCAACTCCAGGGAAAGTAAGCATTCTTAGTGATGGATCTGTTGCTGTTGAAGTTGGAGGGATTGAGCTAGGCCAGGGGCTGTGGACCAAAGTGAAACAGATGGCTGCATTTGCTCTCAGCTCAATTCAGTGTGATGGAATGGGAGACTTCTTGGAGAAAGTAAGGGTCATACAATCAGATACATTAAGCTTAATACAGGGGGGTTTTACTGCTGGAAGCACTACATCAGAGTCCAGCTGTGAAGCTATTAGACTCTGCTGCAATATTTTGGTTGAAAGACTAACTCCTATCAAGGAAAGATTGCAGGAGCAAATGGGTTCTGTTGAATGGGGCGCACTGATTCTTCAG GCACAAAGTCAAGCTGTGAACTTATCAGCAAGTTCTTACTATGTCCCTGACTTTTCTTCCATGAAATACCTAAACTATGGTGCTGCTGTAAGTGAG GTGGAGGTAAATCTTCTCACTGGAGAAACCACAATTTTGCAATCTGATATTATATATGACTGTGGGCAGAGCCTCAACCCTGCTGTGGATTTAGGACAG ATAGAAGGAGCTTTTGTCCAAGGGATTGGGTTTTTTATGCTCGAGGAATACACAACTAATTCAGAGGGACTGGTAGTCACTGAAGGAACATGGACATACAAGATCCCAACAATTGACACCATACCCAAGCAGTTCAATGTTGAGATACTGAACAGCGGACATCATAGAAAACGTGTTCTTTCTTCTAAAG CTTCTGGTGAGCCACCATTACTTCTAGCAGTTTCAGTTCACTGTGCTACAAGGGCAGCTATTAGAGAAGCCCGACAACAGCTTCTTTCCTGGACTGGGCTATGCAAGTCTGATTCGACATTCCAGTTGGAGGTCCCGGCAACAATGCCTGTTGTGAAGAATTTGTGCGGACTGGAGAATGTGGAGAGCTACTTACAAAGCTTGCTCTCTTAA